One window of Panthera tigris isolate Pti1 chromosome C2, P.tigris_Pti1_mat1.1, whole genome shotgun sequence genomic DNA carries:
- the MIS18A gene encoding protein Mis18-alpha, translating to MAGSWSPGCKGCSSTSCTCGGDKGKWGDSSLLGRRLSEDSDRHQLLQKWASIWTSLSGDPSVACAERTRREEAVEPAEEEDRPLVFLCSGCRRPLGDSLSWVTSQEDTNCILLRCVSCNVSVDKEQILSKRKNENGCVLETLYCSGCSLNLGHIYRCTPKSLDYKRDLFCLRVEAIESYILGSSEKQIVSEDKELFNLESRVEIEKSLKQMEDVLKALQAKLWEVESKLSFTSCKS from the exons ATGGCGGGCAGTTGGTCGCCGGGTTGCAAAGGTTGCTCTTCTACTAGCTGTACGTGTGGCGGCGACAAGGGCAAGTGGGGCGACTCCTCTCTGTTAGGCAGGCGGCTCTCGGAGGACTCGGACCGTCACCAGCTGCTGCAGAAGTGGGCCAGCATTTGGACCTCCTTGAGCGGGGACCCGTCGGTGGCCTGTGCAGAGAGGACGCGGCGCGAGGAGGCTGTGGAGCCGGCCGAGGAGGAGGACAGGCCGCTGGTGTTTCTGTGCTCCGGCTGCCGGCGACCGCTGGGCGACTCCTTGAGCTGGGTGACGAGCCAGGAGGACACCAACTGCATCTTGCTGCGCT GTGTTTCCTGTAATGTTTCTGTGGATAAGGAACAGATACTGTCCAAAcgtaaaaatgaaaatggttg TGTTCTGGAGACGTTGTACTGCTCTGGGTGCTCGCTCAACCTCGGTCACATCTACAGATGCACACCCAAGAGCCTAGATTACAAGAGAGACTTGTTTTGCCTCAGGGTTGAAGCCATTGAAAG TTATATTTTAGGGTCCTCGGAAAAGCAAATCGTGTCAGAAGATAAAGAACTTTTTAATCTTGAAAGCAGAGTTGAAATAGAAAAGTCTCTAAAGCAG ATGGAAGATGTTTTGAAAGCATTACAAGCGAAGCTGTGGGAGGTTGAATCAAAGTTGTCCTTTACCAGCTGCAAAAGCTGA